One Verrucomicrobiota bacterium JB022 genomic region harbors:
- a CDS encoding phosphodiester glycosidase family protein, with protein sequence MSLHVKLPAQLLGLAILTQGGAHAQIDLGWQKIDRDDLPPSIELYQSTQNYPNGNLVSGRYALIDLDDPNLELDIEEFAGSANRTPAELAATADELTYVVSNGSFFNTSNGTSLNILLDDGVLVNDGGYTDPRTWGMFVRDADGALDTLWGYPAQNDLVLGFPQPNQNLSVQPHVELDGEGNVLSIVPSNGFVGTFTEAIAARPVLIDNGVKTTTAQWDREGVGASGSFTDRNPRTVIGVTADNKLILMVIDGRQAEHSAGASLYELQDIMLGVGAVEALNLDGGGSSSLAIFDETVTQPSDLEGARAVPNFVVIRRKAQVYDTQDSFYAETAGFIESGNAGYYGESKTRLVTTVDPAGAPSAEATYTVGEDLPPARYELSSYWVGASNRSNATPYTVKRAGFNDVVYRVDQTINSGDFNYVATLDLAPGDQIVIGNNAPGSYVAVDAMRLRYVGESAAQVSFPNGSRADVVHNDSIEIPVDFRSPNSGVKVQALRVYRSVDGGTEELISGPISLNDTTADSYVYSYTSSEAIGAEVALRFELEDDRGELTSATQTLSIKPFAIGFDPNVLEGEHRAGGRIEFDVNMDTQNPASTLQVMYVYRRVDGGEFELIDTVELDSSVESVRFEYLVREAAGSNVEFKFEVGTSDGNSSESTYTAEIVPAKGDITLGFVSDFNGSYGSTTYDARVRQAFDFWVNQDVDAVVSAGDMIAGESSALSKAQVMAMWQGFNGELYGKLKNADIPFVFTMGNHDGAITVDREAAVEFWAIPDNKPDVQYVDESGYPFNWSAVLDLDGDSVNDVFFTSIDSANGAFSQSELDWLDATLGSPEAQSARVRMITTHLSLYAVATERNDIGSLSRPRQPILDMMEEHDVQFFVFGHSAAYFPGQRYGRLILSTGEMGGGGKAYVGEAQQAPSTITRADIFFDDEYYGENAIVLTTYDLFDGFSIVKNSEVPSALFGYDGDFIMRNDIEISDRGAATLSALNVDGVSSSTAATASAQIEIVGGEIVISGSFANLEGKLLRDRTAISLYRGRNSFSANLLEALEIDSVDGKNGTFEGRLPLFAEFRDGLAIGLYGIKILTDIHPEGELRGQFFNDAQSGAPKPAVITSQNSTDTYGIRDVPALYPVSWQPAQDPEQGVLTYTYQLATDASFNNLLIDAPTGVTTRFNALTESEWYVFLADTEAGETRTFYQRVIASDGQNVVASPAQALVLTKDDSIPDEAVEVAAPNYTLDGVFAQTSPWHAYDIAIDEVSGRVWAVNYNGGVNVYNPDGSEYFLSSENIEYDSYRYEWIQWEGTRHGIGSTYGIDWDSRGFMILSEGGDIWKLDATTGEPLAYYDGSFGVNAVVDDNGRIFCHGVFTSTAAYILEEDPENPKGYRVYSRVDMSGAPSVVRTTSYSPEGDAVYLPDATASRRVSRFTSDDDGLTWTREADFEMNAPTGSNAVVATENDTVYLINNKSTVPPTLIFRDFERNLSWSLALEGDLASDIRAFTISRDKSVFYVGDISGRVFKYSLKTGNEVPEPSTMSLAEAVATNAEGEAVNAGTYVRTYGVVTSANFGDEGTLDFFLQDGNAAVRVFQPAAEVAYAPVVGHRIEIVGTISQVAGQTRIGAAEINLVDETAMLPQMARPSTLQDKDESALVRLRKVSLVDPSQWTNDGYAGFTVQVTDGEQQFDLFVHRNSPLFGEEAPQGEFAVNGFVVQFDPNRPYTSGYELMPRNTDDFAAPEATFGEWAETELAGYDEALQAPTADADGDGISNLLEYIWQLDPTAANGNYRYYMQVGQSVTRSEADGERYVSLIFYRPSGDLKGFDYTVQTLDSLSGALDWQALPAGSYQVTETDLGGAVEIVVQLLTPVEEMTDSAYIRVQWEGAQE encoded by the coding sequence ATGTCGCTTCATGTAAAACTGCCAGCGCAGCTGCTCGGGTTAGCGATCCTGACCCAGGGTGGCGCGCATGCGCAAATCGACCTCGGTTGGCAGAAGATCGACCGAGACGATCTGCCGCCTTCGATTGAGTTGTACCAATCGACCCAAAACTATCCCAATGGGAACCTGGTTTCCGGGCGCTATGCCTTGATCGACCTCGACGACCCGAATCTCGAGCTGGATATTGAAGAATTCGCGGGTAGCGCCAACCGCACGCCGGCGGAGCTCGCTGCGACGGCTGACGAGCTGACCTATGTCGTCAGCAACGGCTCGTTCTTCAATACCTCCAACGGCACCAGCCTCAACATCCTGCTGGATGACGGGGTGCTGGTCAACGACGGCGGCTATACCGATCCCCGCACCTGGGGCATGTTCGTCCGCGATGCAGACGGTGCGCTCGACACGCTGTGGGGCTACCCCGCACAGAACGACCTCGTGCTCGGATTCCCGCAGCCCAACCAGAACCTGAGCGTGCAGCCCCACGTCGAGCTCGACGGAGAAGGCAACGTGCTCTCTATCGTGCCCTCCAACGGCTTCGTCGGCACCTTCACGGAGGCCATCGCGGCCCGGCCGGTGTTGATCGACAACGGCGTCAAGACCACCACGGCCCAATGGGACCGCGAAGGTGTGGGGGCCAGCGGCAGCTTCACCGACCGCAATCCGCGCACCGTGATCGGGGTGACGGCCGACAACAAGCTCATCCTGATGGTGATCGACGGCCGTCAGGCCGAGCACTCGGCGGGCGCTTCGCTTTACGAGCTGCAAGACATCATGCTTGGGGTAGGGGCGGTCGAAGCCCTCAACCTCGACGGGGGCGGCTCTTCTTCCCTTGCCATCTTCGATGAGACGGTGACGCAGCCGTCGGACCTCGAAGGCGCGCGCGCGGTACCGAACTTTGTCGTGATTCGCCGCAAGGCTCAGGTTTACGATACGCAAGACAGCTTTTACGCCGAGACCGCTGGCTTTATCGAAAGCGGCAACGCGGGCTACTACGGCGAGTCGAAGACCCGTCTCGTGACGACGGTCGACCCGGCTGGTGCCCCCAGCGCTGAGGCGACCTACACGGTGGGCGAAGACCTCCCGCCCGCCCGCTACGAGCTTTCGTCTTACTGGGTGGGTGCTTCCAACCGCTCCAATGCGACGCCTTACACGGTCAAGCGCGCCGGCTTCAACGACGTCGTTTACCGGGTCGACCAGACGATCAATTCGGGCGACTTCAACTACGTGGCTACGCTCGACCTCGCACCGGGCGACCAGATCGTGATCGGCAACAACGCCCCCGGCAGCTACGTGGCGGTCGACGCCATGCGCCTGCGCTACGTGGGCGAAAGCGCCGCACAGGTCAGCTTCCCCAACGGCAGCCGCGCCGATGTGGTGCACAACGACTCCATCGAAATCCCGGTCGACTTCCGCTCGCCCAACAGCGGCGTGAAGGTCCAGGCCCTGCGTGTCTACCGCAGCGTCGATGGCGGCACCGAAGAGCTGATCTCCGGTCCGATCTCGCTCAACGATACGACCGCCGACTCCTACGTCTACAGCTACACCAGCAGCGAAGCCATCGGTGCCGAAGTGGCCCTGCGCTTCGAGCTGGAAGACGACCGTGGCGAGCTGACCTCGGCCACGCAGACGCTTTCGATCAAACCCTTCGCCATCGGGTTCGACCCGAACGTGCTGGAAGGCGAACACCGCGCGGGCGGCAGGATCGAGTTTGATGTGAACATGGACACGCAAAACCCGGCTTCGACGCTGCAGGTGATGTATGTCTACCGTCGCGTCGATGGCGGCGAGTTTGAGCTGATCGACACGGTGGAGCTCGACAGCTCCGTCGAGTCCGTGCGCTTCGAGTATCTTGTGCGCGAAGCCGCCGGCTCCAACGTCGAATTCAAGTTCGAGGTGGGCACGAGCGATGGCAACAGCTCCGAGAGCACCTACACGGCCGAGATCGTGCCGGCCAAGGGCGACATCACCCTCGGCTTCGTCTCCGACTTCAATGGCTCCTACGGCTCGACCACCTACGATGCCCGCGTGCGCCAGGCCTTCGACTTCTGGGTCAATCAGGATGTAGACGCCGTCGTCTCCGCTGGCGACATGATCGCCGGCGAGTCGAGCGCGCTGAGCAAGGCGCAGGTGATGGCCATGTGGCAGGGCTTCAACGGCGAGCTCTACGGCAAACTGAAGAACGCCGACATCCCCTTCGTCTTCACCATGGGCAACCACGACGGCGCAATCACGGTCGACCGGGAGGCGGCAGTAGAATTCTGGGCCATCCCGGACAACAAGCCCGACGTGCAATACGTGGACGAAAGCGGCTACCCCTTCAACTGGTCGGCCGTGCTCGACCTCGATGGCGACAGCGTCAACGACGTGTTCTTTACCTCGATCGACTCCGCCAACGGTGCCTTTTCGCAGAGCGAGCTGGACTGGCTCGATGCGACCCTCGGCTCGCCGGAAGCGCAGAGCGCCCGCGTCCGCATGATTACGACGCACCTTTCGCTCTACGCCGTGGCCACCGAGCGTAACGACATCGGCAGCCTTTCGCGCCCGCGCCAGCCCATCCTCGACATGATGGAAGAGCACGACGTGCAATTCTTCGTCTTCGGCCACTCCGCCGCCTACTTCCCCGGCCAGCGCTATGGTCGCCTCATCCTCTCCACTGGTGAGATGGGTGGCGGCGGCAAGGCCTACGTCGGTGAGGCCCAGCAGGCCCCCTCGACCATTACCCGCGCCGACATCTTCTTCGACGACGAGTACTATGGCGAGAATGCCATTGTGCTGACGACCTACGACCTCTTCGACGGCTTCTCGATCGTGAAGAACAGCGAAGTGCCCTCGGCCCTCTTCGGCTACGATGGCGACTTCATCATGCGCAACGACATCGAGATCAGCGACCGCGGCGCGGCGACCCTCTCCGCCCTCAACGTGGACGGTGTCAGCTCTTCCACGGCGGCGACGGCTTCGGCCCAGATCGAAATCGTGGGCGGCGAAATTGTGATCAGCGGCTCCTTCGCTAACCTCGAAGGCAAGCTCCTGCGCGACCGCACCGCCATCTCCCTCTACCGTGGCCGCAACAGCTTCAGCGCCAACCTGCTCGAAGCCCTCGAAATCGACTCCGTGGACGGCAAGAACGGCACCTTTGAAGGCCGCCTGCCGCTCTTTGCCGAGTTCCGCGACGGCCTCGCCATCGGCCTCTACGGCATCAAGATCCTGACCGACATCCACCCCGAGGGTGAGTTGCGCGGCCAGTTCTTCAACGATGCGCAGTCCGGTGCGCCCAAGCCCGCCGTCATCACCTCGCAAAACAGCACCGACACCTACGGTATCCGCGACGTGCCCGCGCTCTACCCGGTGTCGTGGCAGCCGGCGCAAGACCCTGAGCAAGGCGTGCTCACCTACACCTACCAGCTCGCGACCGACGCCAGCTTCAACAACCTGCTGATCGACGCTCCCACCGGTGTCACCACGCGTTTCAACGCGCTTACCGAGTCGGAATGGTATGTGTTTCTCGCCGACACCGAAGCTGGCGAAACGCGCACCTTCTACCAGCGTGTGATCGCCAGCGACGGCCAGAATGTGGTCGCCAGCCCCGCCCAAGCCCTCGTCCTCACGAAAGACGATTCGATCCCGGACGAAGCGGTGGAAGTCGCCGCCCCGAACTACACGCTCGACGGCGTCTTCGCCCAAACCAGCCCCTGGCACGCCTATGACATCGCGATCGACGAAGTCAGCGGTCGCGTGTGGGCCGTCAACTACAACGGCGGTGTCAACGTCTACAACCCGGACGGTTCGGAATACTTCCTCTCCAGCGAGAACATCGAGTACGACTCTTACCGCTACGAGTGGATCCAGTGGGAAGGCACCCGCCACGGCATCGGCTCGACCTACGGGATCGACTGGGACAGCCGCGGCTTCATGATCCTCTCCGAAGGCGGCGATATCTGGAAGCTCGACGCGACCACCGGTGAACCGCTGGCATACTACGATGGCTCCTTCGGGGTGAACGCGGTCGTAGACGACAATGGCCGGATCTTCTGCCATGGCGTCTTCACCTCCACCGCAGCCTACATTCTTGAAGAAGACCCGGAAAACCCGAAGGGCTACCGCGTCTACAGCCGCGTGGACATGTCGGGAGCACCGTCCGTCGTGCGCACCACCTCGTATTCGCCGGAAGGGGACGCCGTTTACCTGCCCGACGCAACCGCCAGCCGCCGTGTCAGCCGCTTCACCAGCGACGACGACGGCCTGACCTGGACCCGCGAGGCCGACTTCGAGATGAACGCGCCCACGGGCTCCAATGCCGTGGTGGCGACCGAAAACGACACCGTCTACCTGATCAATAACAAGAGCACGGTGCCGCCGACGCTGATCTTCCGCGACTTCGAGCGCAACCTCTCCTGGAGCCTCGCGCTGGAAGGCGACCTCGCCTCCGACATCCGCGCCTTCACCATCAGCCGCGACAAATCAGTCTTCTATGTGGGCGACATCAGTGGCCGCGTCTTCAAATACAGCCTCAAGACCGGCAACGAAGTGCCCGAGCCCTCGACCATGAGCCTGGCCGAAGCCGTCGCGACCAACGCCGAAGGCGAAGCCGTCAACGCAGGCACCTACGTGCGCACCTACGGCGTCGTCACCAGCGCCAACTTCGGCGACGAAGGCACGCTCGACTTCTTCCTGCAGGATGGCAACGCCGCCGTGCGCGTGTTCCAGCCAGCCGCAGAAGTCGCCTACGCCCCGGTCGTCGGCCACCGCATCGAAATCGTGGGCACGATCAGCCAGGTGGCTGGCCAGACCCGTATCGGCGCGGCCGAGATCAACCTGGTGGATGAGACCGCCATGCTGCCGCAAATGGCCCGCCCGAGCACGCTGCAAGACAAGGACGAATCTGCCCTCGTGCGCCTGCGCAAGGTGAGCCTCGTCGACCCGAGCCAGTGGACCAACGACGGTTACGCAGGCTTCACCGTGCAGGTGACCGACGGCGAGCAGCAGTTCGACTTGTTCGTGCACCGCAACAGCCCGCTCTTCGGCGAAGAAGCCCCGCAAGGCGAGTTTGCCGTCAACGGCTTCGTGGTGCAGTTCGACCCGAACCGCCCCTACACCTCCGGTTATGAGCTGATGCCGCGCAACACCGACGACTTCGCCGCCCCGGAAGCCACCTTCGGCGAATGGGCCGAGACGGAGCTCGCCGGCTACGACGAAGCCCTCCAAGCCCCGACGGCCGATGCCGACGGCGACGGGATCAGTAACCTGCTCGAATACATCTGGCAACTCGACCCGACCGCGGCGAACGGCAACTACCGCTACTACATGCAGGTCGGCCAGTCCGTCACCCGCAGCGAAGCCGACGGCGAACGCTACGTCTCCCTCATCTTCTACCGCCCCAGTGGCGACCTGAAGGGCTTCGACTACACGGTGCAGACCCTCGACAGCCTGTCGGGTGCCCTCGATTGGCAAGCTCTGCCGGCGGGCTCCTACCAGGTGACCGAGACCGACCTCGGCGGCGCGGTGGAGATCGTCGTGCAGCTGCTGACCCCGGTGGAGGAGATGACCGACTCCGCCTACATCCGCGTCCAATGGGAAGGTGCCCAAGAGTAA